GCCATGGAGCTCGCCACTGCCACCGCGACCGCCGCGGCCGCAGTTGCCTCCGCCTCGCGCAACCACAGCAGCTTCTCCTCGCCCCGCGCGGTCTCCGCCTCGTGGAACAGTCCCTCGCTCGCCTCCACGtcccccgcctccacctcgcgaCGACGAGGGCGATGGCTCCCCGTCACCTCGGCCGCCGTGGAGCTCCGCGAGGCCGCGGCTGGGGGCGGAGACTCCGTCCGCGTCACCGAGACGCCTCAGCCTGGGTCCAGTGTGAGCCCCGCCTTCGTTGTCTTGTTAATTGCGATTACTCGTGTGAATCGGAGAGCCAGTTCGAGCTTAATTTGCTTGTCACGCAGTTTGGCGCTACGGAAGCTGCTGGGTAGTGTGAGTAACAGCGGAAAGCTCGTGCTTGACTTTTTACGTCCTCCTGTGTGATTCTTCGCAGGTTAAGTTCAGTGTGGAGGTGCCTGCTTCGATCATTCAGGAGTGCTACCAATTAACGCTACAGGAGTACGCAAAGCGTTTCAAGGTACCATTTCTGCGCAAACTGCAAGCAATTACACCCAAATAAAATTTCAAAACACATTACTACATCTTTACATGACTATAGACAATTGTCTAGATATGCTTTACAACGTGTCTAGAGGTTAATGATGATTTAAAGCGTATCTAATTCCATGTTATTTTGAGACGATTTCAATATCGTGTTAAAAAATGTATTTATAAGACTATTATTTAAAATCGTGTCAAAAAGCATCTTTACATGCCGACGTAGAGACACTTTTAGCCTGCGTTACTACAATAACATAGCTAAAGGGGGGTTTTCAAGGTTAATTATGTTACAAAGTTTCTGCAATGAAGGATACTGTCTGTCACTTACGGTGTGATGCTGTATATTCTACACTCTGTCTGATATCCCTGTTTTTGCTTCTTATCAGGTTCCTGGATTTCGGCCCGGGAAGATCATTCCAGAGAACATCCTTATAAATTATGTAGGACCGGAACATGTACAGGATGCCACAATTGAAGCTATCCTAAAACATACACTTCCTCAAGCATTGTCCTCTGTATGGCTCCTATTTTGAGAAGCGCACTCTGATATTTATCATGATGAACTCTTAGTTTCAAAGCATTTATGACAAGAAAAAGCCGTTATTTTTGTTCCATCATCACTCATGTGATGAATTTGTACTAAACAGACAAAATGACAAGGTCATCTGCTGACAACACTATTTAATATTTAGGCAGAAATTCGATGTACACTTTTTCTGTACTCCAGACATCTCTAGATCTCTTCAGCAGTCTAAATCTCTTGCTGAACCATGATTTTTCCTTCCTGTTGAGAGATAATCTATGCTATGCACTTCCTACTACATGTATCCAGCTAAtgtcttcttttcttttggttttagGTAGAGGACAAGGCATTAGAAGATTCTGTTCGCATTCTGACTCAATTTGATGATATGAGAAGTTCTTTCTCACTCAATGATGTATTTAGGTAGACAGTACTGGCATCTTGATGTCCTacttatttcatttttttaaacttGTTTGAGGAAAAAATGACTGTTTTCAAGAAATTAGATAAGTAGTATTATACTGCCATGTGCTTGTGAGGTCAGTTCTTTGTTAATATGGTCAGATATGATGTTGCTGTGGATATTGCCCCTGAAGTCCGATGGTTATCAGAAGACAAATATAAGAACCTCAAAGTCGTTGTTGAAATAGATGAAGCTGTTGATGCAGAAAAGGCAACAGAAAAAGAGCTTCAACGTCGTCATAAAGCACTGGGCTTACTTAGAATAGTGGCTGATAGAGGCCTCCAGGTAATTCTATAGTTACTCTAGTATGTAATAAACTAATGACACATTTATCAGGCACCTTGTTTTTGTTGGAATGTTTAGTTAAATGTACTTTCATGTTTTGTGTCAATCTATGTGGTTTTATCTAACACTAACAGCATCCATTTtttggatatatatatatatagattgGTGATCTGGTGGTACTAGATATTTTTGCAGAAAGTATTAACAGTGATGGATCTAAAGGTGAAAAAATTTCATCTGCTGAGAGTACAGGTTTGtcaatttttcttctttttcttttgccaATAGGTTCGTCAACTTTTCACACATCTCATTTCCATGTTATTTTCATATCTTCACCTTTAAGACTTTCCCCTTATTAGATGAATGACATGCTATTGCTAATGCTGCATATCAAAGTTAACTTGCCTAAAAGTAATTGTGTCATGCCATACATGTTATATCTCCTGTATTTTGTTTCCCTTTAACTTATGTCGTGATGTGAGTGACTATTAATTATACTTGTCCTCTGCATTTTCTTTATGCACCAGTTAGTATGCTAACTGAGACGAGTGCTTTGAATTTCTTGTTGTTTGAAATTCACAGTGACCTACTATGATTTCCAGGTTTCCACTTGGACACTGAAGAAAATAATAACCTTGTTCCTGGATTTCTTGGTTCGTTGATTGGGATTCGTCCTGGTGAGGCTAGATCATTTCCTATTCAGTTCCCTGAGTCATTTGACCAAGAAAGCCTACGAGGTGTCTGTGCACAATTTACTGTGAGTGTTATGCTTCTAAAGAGCACACTTAAGATTAGTGTAGTTCATGCTATCACACCTGCATTGCAAGACCAATTAGTATCGGCAGAGGGTGTAGTCCCTCAGTTCTAATCACTATAGCTGGTACCCACACTCCCACTTTCAATATATTGTGTAGGTTGTGTGTAAAGAGCTCTTCTACAGAGAGTTGCCAGAAATGGATGATTCACTTGCCGGAAAGCTCCTTCCAGGATGCAATACAATAGATGAGGTTTGTATTCTGTTGGTGTAGTTACTTACTACTAGGTTTTCAAATCAACCTTCTTAGATATATGTCAGTAAAGCTGCTT
Above is a genomic segment from Setaria viridis chromosome 4, Setaria_viridis_v4.0, whole genome shotgun sequence containing:
- the LOC117852295 gene encoding trigger factor-like protein TIG, Chloroplastic is translated as MELATATATAAAAVASASRNHSSFSSPRAVSASWNSPSLASTSPASTSRRRGRWLPVTSAAVELREAAAGGGDSVRVTETPQPGSSVKFSVEVPASIIQECYQLTLQEYAKRFKVPGFRPGKIIPENILINYVGPEHVQDATIEAILKHTLPQALSSVEDKALEDSVRILTQFDDMRSSFSLNDVFRYDVAVDIAPEVRWLSEDKYKNLKVVVEIDEAVDAEKATEKELQRRHKALGLLRIVADRGLQIGDLVVLDIFAESINSDGSKGEKISSAESTGFHLDTEENNNLVPGFLGSLIGIRPGEARSFPIQFPESFDQESLRGVCAQFTVVCKELFYRELPEMDDSLAGKLLPGCNTIDEVRERILERCKEVEKTAIEQATDNAILDQLGKLVEVDVPRALFQEQGQQLYGAKLLQLQAERKLDKDQLASLSTQRSVQAYLEDEKENITRIIKQMLAVGDIFKSENLQYSTEQLIKEVENLVAEFKQYNQDYNEDNIKKQVQDVLEAAKVLEWLKENCTIEYVRR